In Rubripirellula tenax, the following are encoded in one genomic region:
- a CDS encoding dihydroorotate dehydrogenase-like protein, giving the protein MSFQLVTNFGGLRLASPVIVGACPMSMNEHTRSAMQNAGAGAIVLPSLFEEQVIERSLKTGRPITGRERSILAQSQRTKHNWACPTAESYLALVNRSSTLQGIPIIASLNGFTAGGWMDFAGELQEAGAAAIELNAHQGRATDFESSAEIETTILDAVRDINAAIQIPLFVKLGRNFTSIPHVARQLLSGASGMVLHSRAPSVDLCLDTLKLASRWRLTRADEEPDSLDMLMQVHGYCPAMPLAASGGIGHADHLIKALMVGADVAMVTSAIYREGPDVIRNLLDGLTRFMESHHMQSIADLQTRRPLQFNSDEERAAYITALTAHLDATETRVTTPTLHADRWGHPVD; this is encoded by the coding sequence ATGTCTTTTCAATTGGTCACGAATTTCGGAGGCCTTCGTCTGGCCTCGCCCGTCATCGTGGGCGCGTGCCCGATGTCAATGAACGAGCACACGCGATCGGCGATGCAAAATGCGGGCGCCGGAGCAATTGTGCTGCCATCGTTGTTTGAAGAACAAGTGATCGAGCGGAGCCTGAAGACTGGCAGGCCGATCACTGGCCGTGAACGATCTATCCTGGCTCAGTCGCAACGAACCAAACACAACTGGGCGTGCCCAACCGCCGAGTCGTATCTTGCACTGGTCAATCGGTCGAGCACGTTGCAGGGCATTCCGATCATCGCCAGCCTGAACGGGTTTACCGCCGGAGGCTGGATGGATTTCGCCGGTGAATTGCAAGAGGCTGGTGCGGCGGCGATCGAATTGAACGCTCATCAAGGCAGAGCAACCGATTTCGAAAGCTCCGCCGAGATCGAAACCACGATCTTGGATGCGGTACGCGACATCAACGCGGCGATCCAGATCCCATTGTTCGTTAAACTCGGACGCAACTTCACAAGCATCCCTCACGTCGCCCGGCAGTTATTGTCCGGTGCGTCGGGCATGGTGCTGCACAGCCGCGCCCCCAGCGTTGACCTTTGCTTGGACACATTGAAGCTGGCCAGTCGTTGGCGATTGACGCGAGCCGATGAAGAGCCTGATTCGTTGGACATGCTGATGCAGGTTCACGGCTACTGTCCCGCGATGCCGTTGGCGGCCAGTGGCGGAATCGGCCATGCTGACCACTTGATCAAAGCCCTGATGGTGGGCGCGGACGTCGCGATGGTCACCTCGGCGATCTACCGCGAAGGCCCGGACGTGATTCGTAACTTGCTGGACGGGCTGACCCGATTCATGGAGTCGCATCACATGCAATCCATCGCCGACTTGCAAACTCGCCGGCCGCTACAGTTCAACAGTGATGAAGAACGAGCCGCCTACATCACGGCCCTCACCGCTCATCTGGACGCCACCGAAACCCGAGTCACTACCCCCACCCTCCACGCCGACCGCTGGGGCCATCCGGTGGATTGA
- a CDS encoding bifunctional aminoglycoside phosphotransferase/ATP-binding protein: MATPTDESVCTETLIAGLQRRDAYPHPVNKPVVVHQTHISLVFLAGEYAYKVKKPIKTDFLDYSTLGLREYCCHEELRLDRRYADDLYLDVVPVTLSGANVAIQGDGEPIEYAVKMRRFPAGTLLSERVDAGKLTSDEVFLLAKTVAMFHQSATRGNDEIARQWPGFLVSNVHQIIETLQQSTSPNVAVTLKVLRVWSSDFFGQHLDTLTRRIDAGYVRECHGDLHLANVVHWGDKLVPFDGIEFNDHLRWIDVLSDAAFLAMDLAARGHLDLSRSFMNLYLQHTGDYDSMDLLRLFLFYRALVRALTASMRSDENDVRAHVDLAYRFTLRETPQLWITHGVSGSGKTTLSEAVVQRHEAIRLRSDVERKRLFGLSPTDRPDADLVASMYCDDANEKTYRRLSDLAAGILRAGYSVIIDATFLKRSDRQQFHELAKDHGVSFAILDCHSDPQTLRQRVADRDAHGDDASDADLAVLQHQLAHQDPLSDAEREHVVDVPDTVQIAEHL; the protein is encoded by the coding sequence ATGGCCACACCCACCGACGAAAGCGTCTGCACCGAAACACTGATTGCCGGTCTTCAACGTCGCGATGCTTACCCGCACCCTGTCAACAAACCCGTGGTCGTTCACCAAACGCATATCTCGCTGGTTTTCCTGGCCGGTGAGTATGCCTACAAAGTCAAGAAGCCGATCAAAACTGATTTCCTCGACTACAGCACGCTTGGACTTCGCGAGTATTGCTGCCACGAAGAACTGCGTCTGGATCGTCGATACGCGGACGATCTCTATCTCGACGTCGTACCGGTCACGCTTTCGGGTGCAAACGTCGCAATTCAAGGCGACGGCGAACCGATTGAGTACGCCGTCAAGATGCGGCGGTTTCCAGCCGGAACGCTTTTAAGCGAACGTGTCGACGCAGGAAAGTTGACGTCCGACGAAGTGTTCTTGCTGGCTAAAACGGTCGCGATGTTTCATCAATCGGCCACGAGGGGTAACGATGAGATTGCCCGCCAGTGGCCCGGTTTTTTGGTCAGCAACGTTCATCAGATCATCGAAACGCTGCAGCAATCGACATCGCCGAACGTGGCGGTGACGTTGAAAGTCCTGCGCGTCTGGTCGAGCGACTTCTTTGGTCAGCATCTAGATACACTCACCCGCCGAATCGACGCGGGCTATGTGCGGGAATGTCATGGTGACCTGCATCTGGCGAATGTTGTGCATTGGGGCGACAAGCTGGTGCCGTTCGATGGCATCGAGTTCAACGATCATTTGCGTTGGATCGACGTGCTCAGCGACGCCGCGTTCTTGGCAATGGATCTGGCCGCACGCGGGCATCTCGATTTGTCTCGTTCGTTCATGAACCTATATTTGCAACACACCGGCGATTATGATTCGATGGATTTGCTGCGGTTGTTTTTGTTCTATCGGGCGTTGGTGCGGGCACTGACGGCGTCGATGCGATCGGACGAGAACGACGTGCGTGCGCACGTTGATTTGGCCTATCGGTTCACGCTGCGAGAAACACCGCAGCTTTGGATCACCCATGGTGTCAGTGGCAGCGGCAAGACCACGCTCAGCGAAGCCGTTGTTCAGCGGCACGAAGCGATCCGACTTCGCAGCGACGTCGAACGCAAGCGTCTGTTCGGTTTGTCGCCCACCGACCGGCCGGATGCGGACCTGGTGGCGTCGATGTACTGCGACGATGCCAATGAAAAGACATACCGGAGATTGAGTGATCTGGCGGCCGGTATTCTGCGAGCCGGTTACAGCGTGATCATCGACGCGACGTTTCTGAAACGATCCGATCGGCAGCAATTTCATGAACTCGCTAAGGACCACGGCGTTTCGTTTGCGATCCTGGATTGCCACAGCGACCCACAAACGCTGCGTCAACGCGTTGCCGATCGGGATGCCCATGGCGACGACGCATCGGACGCGGACCTGGCGGTGCTGCAACACCAACTCGCACACCAAGACCCGTTGTCGGATGCCGAACGCGAGCACGTCGTTGACGTTCCCGACACGGTTCAAATCGCCGAGCACCTCTAG
- a CDS encoding universal stress protein, with translation MKKFKHILVYAGTQHPEFAVARATELAMENHAQLTLMDVVKPIPKALGMMTDVAKPEELERLVAADRRRRLLDIAGDLSDTGVPLDVVVAIGDPATEITRQVVNDQHDLVVKTADGFSAAGRLFGSVAKSLLRLCPCPVWLLKPEIHGKFDQVVAAIDVESDDKKHADLNRKILELAYSIAQRDKAQLHVVAAWQVWMEDSMRRHAGDDAVDSIRQDHHAKVHRTLDELLQAPYADATDVHLHLRQGSPAAVIRSVADEVEADLMVMGTVCRTGVAGFLIGNTAETVIPDVTCSLLALKPDGFVSPVEMSRTVLIEDDQPLPLI, from the coding sequence ATGAAAAAGTTCAAACACATTCTCGTTTACGCGGGAACGCAGCATCCCGAATTCGCGGTGGCTCGGGCGACTGAATTGGCGATGGAAAACCATGCTCAATTGACACTGATGGATGTCGTTAAGCCCATCCCGAAAGCCTTGGGTATGATGACTGATGTGGCCAAACCCGAGGAACTCGAACGGCTTGTGGCCGCTGATCGCCGGCGTCGATTGCTGGACATCGCCGGCGACTTGTCCGACACCGGCGTGCCGCTGGATGTGGTGGTCGCGATCGGTGATCCGGCGACCGAGATCACGCGGCAAGTGGTCAACGATCAGCATGATTTGGTCGTCAAGACGGCCGACGGTTTCTCTGCCGCCGGACGATTGTTTGGCAGCGTCGCGAAGTCGTTGCTGCGTCTTTGCCCATGCCCGGTGTGGTTGCTCAAACCGGAGATCCACGGCAAATTCGATCAAGTCGTCGCCGCGATTGATGTCGAGTCGGACGACAAAAAGCACGCTGATTTAAACCGAAAGATTCTTGAACTGGCCTATTCGATCGCCCAACGCGACAAGGCTCAACTTCATGTCGTCGCCGCATGGCAAGTGTGGATGGAAGATTCGATGCGACGCCACGCCGGTGATGATGCGGTGGATTCGATCCGGCAAGATCATCACGCCAAGGTCCACAGGACTCTCGACGAGCTGTTGCAAGCACCTTACGCCGATGCGACGGACGTTCACTTGCATCTGCGTCAGGGTTCACCCGCCGCGGTCATTCGCAGCGTCGCCGATGAAGTCGAAGCCGACTTGATGGTGATGGGAACCGTGTGCCGCACCGGCGTCGCGGGTTTCTTGATCGGCAACACAGCCGAAACGGTGATCCCCGACGTGACGTGTTCGCTGTTAGCGTTGAAGCCAGACGGCTTCGTTTCGCCCGTCGAGATGTCACGCACGGTTTTGATCGAAGACGACCAGCCGCTTCCCTTGATTTGA
- a CDS encoding universal stress protein gives MKKILLATDGSTVAEDAARFLAHLPHDEIIELTIVSVLYVPGTDQTYLAGDWIETCMAQERKAADKSFANIQRLFEGANVSLKHVIREGHPSETIVAIARELQPELLVVGATGHSAVARVLLGSTSDYVATHAPCSVLVVRPTEALQQSHSLRVAIGYEESGPAQAALEEFAEFGWAGQTDVRVVSVTCQPDFCDLPYEGPSSEFIETAVEQLQSSAPRATGELIHSDHIGEGLIRYIKSNDIDLIVVGETPRTRLGRVLMGSMTRFVLRHARCSVWITRNRMIHGVDKSVSQTQTATS, from the coding sequence ATGAAAAAGATTCTACTCGCCACCGACGGTTCGACCGTGGCCGAAGACGCCGCTCGCTTTCTCGCTCATCTGCCTCATGACGAAATCATTGAACTGACCATCGTTTCGGTATTGTACGTTCCCGGGACTGATCAGACGTACCTCGCCGGCGACTGGATCGAGACCTGCATGGCTCAGGAACGAAAGGCCGCCGACAAATCCTTCGCCAACATTCAAAGGCTGTTTGAGGGGGCCAACGTTTCGCTGAAGCATGTCATTCGCGAAGGCCATCCCAGTGAAACAATCGTCGCGATCGCTCGCGAATTGCAACCCGAACTGCTGGTCGTCGGGGCCACGGGGCATTCAGCTGTCGCTCGAGTCCTACTGGGCAGCACCAGCGACTACGTTGCCACGCACGCACCTTGCAGTGTCCTGGTCGTTCGTCCCACCGAGGCTTTGCAACAATCGCACTCGTTGCGAGTGGCGATCGGATACGAAGAAAGCGGTCCAGCCCAAGCCGCATTGGAAGAGTTTGCCGAGTTCGGTTGGGCGGGGCAAACCGACGTGCGAGTCGTCTCGGTGACGTGCCAACCCGATTTCTGTGACTTGCCCTACGAAGGACCGTCATCGGAGTTCATTGAAACGGCCGTCGAGCAATTGCAATCGTCGGCTCCACGTGCGACCGGCGAACTGATTCACAGCGATCACATCGGCGAGGGGCTGATTCGCTACATCAAGTCCAATGACATCGACCTGATTGTCGTCGGCGAAACACCTCGCACCCGACTGGGCCGTGTCTTGATGGGCAGCATGACGCGATTTGTCTTGCGTCACGCTCGTTGCAGCGTTTGGATCACTCGCAATCGAATGATTCACGGTGTCGATAAGAGCGTCTCGCAAACTCAAACGGCCACTTCTTAG
- a CDS encoding helix-hairpin-helix domain-containing protein: MVVIQSSDPIHASEQIEGVHENKAFAMQLRAIADLLEEQKANEFRVRAYRSAAETLDHLSVPVRDVFDREGADGLIRLPKIGHSIASLLESAIRVGRIPLLDRLRGQSNAEHYFATLPGIGPQLSHRIYEQLHIETMAELKQAASDGRLLQVPGLGRRRIEAIQGCLERHGVSPHDDSQNRVTTEAISVDELLDIDREYRRRAEAGDLEKIKPSQGSASQTDWLPVMHTDRQGRHYTAMFSTTVHAQEQHATHDWVIVFRDDANAHGRWTIITSQFGKLKGLRIVRSREDECQSYYRQHNAVRVREAGHAPHPELPSSWDEDEGRRGVHG; encoded by the coding sequence ATGGTAGTCATCCAATCATCCGATCCGATTCATGCCAGCGAGCAGATCGAAGGGGTGCATGAAAACAAAGCCTTTGCAATGCAATTGCGTGCGATCGCTGACCTGCTCGAAGAACAGAAAGCGAATGAATTTCGCGTTCGTGCTTATCGTTCGGCGGCCGAGACGCTGGACCATCTATCGGTGCCCGTCCGCGACGTCTTCGATCGCGAGGGAGCGGATGGTTTGATCCGACTCCCGAAGATCGGACATTCGATCGCAAGTTTGTTGGAATCGGCCATTCGTGTTGGGCGGATACCGTTGTTGGATCGCTTGCGTGGCCAATCCAACGCCGAGCATTACTTTGCCACCTTGCCGGGCATCGGGCCGCAATTATCGCATCGGATCTACGAACAGCTTCACATCGAAACGATGGCGGAATTGAAGCAGGCCGCCAGCGACGGTCGGTTGTTACAAGTTCCGGGCCTGGGACGCCGGCGAATCGAAGCCATTCAAGGCTGTTTGGAACGACACGGTGTCTCGCCGCACGATGACAGCCAAAATCGCGTGACGACGGAAGCGATCTCCGTCGACGAATTATTGGACATCGACCGTGAGTATCGACGACGTGCGGAGGCAGGTGACCTGGAAAAGATCAAGCCATCGCAAGGCAGTGCCAGCCAAACGGATTGGCTGCCCGTCATGCACACCGATCGTCAGGGACGTCATTATACGGCGATGTTTTCAACGACCGTCCACGCTCAAGAGCAACACGCGACGCATGATTGGGTGATCGTTTTCCGCGATGATGCCAATGCGCACGGACGTTGGACGATCATCACCTCACAGTTCGGCAAACTCAAAGGACTCCGCATCGTCCGCAGTCGGGAAGACGAATGCCAGAGCTATTATCGACAACACAATGCGGTGCGTGTTCGCGAAGCCGGACACGCACCGCATCCGGAACTTCCATCCTCGTGGGATGAGGATGAAGGACGACGTGGCGTGCATGGGTGA
- a CDS encoding dihydroorotate dehydrogenase-like protein, producing MSGELATKYLGIELVSPVIVGACPLTLEPETVRQFVGAGVGAVVLPSMMQEQIVHRLMKPHDPLGAIEKSGYQPQQDKYNGGTEAYLKTIATLKKTCPVPVIASLSGSSTGPWLAYAMEIESAGADALEINLQQAIFDTRETSNDVEARLCQLVHDVQARLSIPVAAKISQRYTNVSSMARQLHEAGAAGLVVFTHVPAWDVSTDRMHWMIHWELSPVGSLGGILEGVVRASSADQGLSIAASGGVSTAEDAIKAMIAGADVVMVTSAVYREGPDAIRNIVDGIERHLGRTHYPTLKQFRAACPKEHFDEERLLRLEHVDPLTRGDTYFDPTPTVSPQTGDAFGHRN from the coding sequence ATGTCCGGTGAACTTGCCACGAAATATCTAGGGATCGAGTTGGTATCGCCCGTCATTGTGGGTGCGTGTCCGCTGACCTTGGAACCGGAAACCGTGCGACAGTTCGTGGGTGCGGGCGTCGGGGCGGTGGTGTTGCCGTCCATGATGCAAGAACAGATCGTTCATCGATTGATGAAACCCCATGATCCACTCGGGGCGATCGAAAAGAGTGGCTACCAACCTCAGCAAGACAAGTACAACGGAGGCACGGAAGCGTATTTGAAAACGATCGCGACGCTGAAGAAAACCTGTCCGGTGCCCGTCATCGCGTCGCTGAGTGGTTCATCGACGGGGCCATGGCTGGCCTATGCGATGGAGATTGAATCGGCCGGCGCGGACGCCCTGGAAATCAACTTGCAGCAAGCCATCTTCGATACCCGGGAAACCTCCAATGATGTCGAGGCGAGGCTTTGCCAATTAGTTCATGACGTCCAAGCGAGACTAAGCATTCCCGTCGCGGCCAAAATCAGCCAGCGTTACACCAATGTGTCGTCAATGGCTCGGCAGCTTCACGAGGCCGGTGCCGCTGGCTTGGTAGTGTTCACGCATGTGCCGGCCTGGGACGTCAGCACCGACCGGATGCACTGGATGATTCATTGGGAACTGTCACCGGTTGGATCACTCGGTGGCATTTTGGAAGGCGTTGTCCGTGCATCGTCCGCCGATCAAGGATTGTCCATCGCGGCCAGCGGCGGCGTATCCACCGCGGAAGATGCGATCAAAGCGATGATCGCCGGGGCGGATGTGGTCATGGTCACGTCGGCGGTGTACCGCGAAGGCCCCGACGCCATTCGCAACATAGTCGACGGCATCGAGCGGCATCTGGGACGGACGCACTATCCCACGTTGAAACAGTTCCGAGCGGCGTGCCCGAAGGAGCATTTTGATGAAGAACGCTTGCTGCGTCTGGAACACGTCGATCCGCTGACTCGCGGCGACACGTACTTTGACCCGACGCCGACAGTCAGTCCACAAACCGGTGATGCCTTCGGGCACCGCAACTAA